In Zonotrichia leucophrys gambelii isolate GWCS_2022_RI chromosome 14, RI_Zleu_2.0, whole genome shotgun sequence, a single window of DNA contains:
- the TEDC2 gene encoding tubulin epsilon and delta complex protein 2 isoform X4 — protein sequence MLPAGRGQRDDEEEERPQPQSSSSTEQEDRPSPKELEELELLNRALEKALKVRKSILETPLEAQGARGQKWAGEARAPKKAEEQQVPVPVEDVPECRKVRTGSQKPLLLKKPSAYQLRAPYRTDPDVKKLQRKVPARCVSQGPRTAGKISSKGVTSKQGRSHRTAPGASAREVSAAAEPQGTPGLSESAPNEQQSFSGGDSAAVKNSTVAGKQLLDAGKKSCDFLGESSKKEDTAGAWGRSTSPGPGTLQEKGCQLKLPLPYRKAYSRNCRAWERCRLCQTSADAAAARTRFVERIQTTLFEFCSPKLTPSPAEIEEELRGLQDVPSRVRQCLEAEPADPPTLQGEYESLLTLEGLQSTVSQCLQKLQLLQEALESQLRLCPEWPGDVGSCSPACVPARGHTCDSADMLAVPLLCYSSLQELRDLFALKLQVAMLHQEIALQKVMMAELLPVLEARPCLEGSAGLFRAIHSQLCQGGRRFPVLVRDELLD from the exons ATGCTGCCTGCGGGCCGCGGCCAGAG GgatgatgaggaagaggagcggCCACAGCCACAATCAAgctccagcactgagcagg AAGACAGGCCTTCACCCAAGGAGCTAGAGGAGCTGGAACTGCTGAACAGGGCCTTAGAGAAGGCACTGAAGGTCAGGAAAAGCATCTTGGAAACTCCATTAGAGGCTCAGGGAGCTAGAGGACAGAAATGGGCAGGTGAGGCACGTGCTCCCAAGAAAGCTGAAGAGCAGCAGGTGCCTGTACCTGTTGAGGATGTTCCTGAGTGCAGGAAGGTGAGAACTGGAAGCCAAAAGCCTTTGTTGTTGAAGAAGCCCTCTGCATACCAGTTAAGAGCCCCTTACAGGACTGACCCAGATGTGAAGAAACTGCAAAGGAAAGTCCCAGCCAGATGTGTTTCTCAAGGCCCCAGGACAGCTGGGAAGATTTCCTCAAAAGGAGTGACTTCCAAACAAGGAAGGAGTCACAGGACAGCACCTGGTGCCAGTGCCAGAGAagtcagtgctgcagctgagccccaggggACACCTGGCTTGTCTGAATCTGCCCCAAATGAGCAGCAAAGCTTTTCTGGAGGGGATTCAGCTGCAGTAAAGAATTCCACAGTTGCTGGCAAGCAGTTACTAGATGCAGGGAAGAAAAGTTGTGATTTCTTGGGAGAGTCCAGCAAAAAGGAGGACACTGCAGGTGCATGGGGAAGGAGCACCTCACCAGGGCCAGGCACCCTGCAGGAAAAGGG ATGCCAGCTGAAGCTCCCCCTGCCCTACAGGAAAGCCTACTCCAGGAACTGCAG GGCATGGGAGAGATGTCGCCTGTGCCAAACGAGTGcagatgcagcagctgcaaggacCCGTTTTGTGGAGAGAATCCAGACAACT ctctttgagTTTTGCTCCCCGAAGCTGACCCCCAGTCCTGCAGAGATAGAGGAGGAATTAAGGGGCCTCCAGGATGTCCCCTCCCGTGTGAGGCAGTGCCTGGAAGCTGAGCCTGCAG ATCCTCCCACTCTGCAAGGAGAGTATGAAAGCCTTCTGACCTTGGAGGGTTTGCAAAGCACAGTGTCCCAGTGcctgcagaagctgcagctgctgcaggaag ctctggagtcccagctgaggctgtgcccagagtggcctggggatgtggggagctgctctccagcctgtgtccctgccaggggacaCACGTGTGACAGTGCAGAcatgctggctgtgcctctcCTCTGTTACTCCAGtctccaggagctcagggacCTGTTTGCCTTGAAGCTGCAAGTGGCCATGCTGCACCAAGAGATTGCCTTACAAAAG GTGAtgatggcagagctgctgcctgtcctggaGGCCAGGCCGTGcctggagggctctgcagggctgttcagGGCCatccacagccagctctgtcaGGGGGGCCGGCgcttccctgtgctggtgagGGACGAGCTGCTGGACTGA
- the TEDC2 gene encoding tubulin epsilon and delta complex protein 2 isoform X2 produces MLPAGRGQRAAAALRAALGAGAERRRELERRAARSRALLGRWDDEEEERPQPQSSSSTEQGERLPRAAAPSCHTGPEPEDRPSPKELEELELLNRALEKALKVRKSILETPLEAQGARGQKWAGEARAPKKAEEQQVPVPVEDVPECRKVRTGSQKPLLLKKPSAYQLRAPYRTDPDVKKLQRKVPARCVSQGPRTAGKISSKGVTSKQGRSHRTAPGASAREVSAAAEPQGTPGLSESAPNEQQSFSGGDSAAVKNSTVAGKQLLDAGKKSCDFLGESSKKEDTAGAWGRSTSPGPGTLQEKGCQLKLPLPYRKAYSRNCRAWERCRLCQTSADAAAARTRFVERIQTTFCSPKLTPSPAEIEEELRGLQDVPSRVRQCLEAEPADPPTLQGEYESLLTLEGLQSTVSQCLQKLQLLQEALESQLRLCPEWPGDVGSCSPACVPARGHTCDSADMLAVPLLCYSSLQELRDLFALKLQVAMLHQEIALQKVMMAELLPVLEARPCLEGSAGLFRAIHSQLCQGGRRFPVLVRDELLD; encoded by the exons ATGCTGCCTGCGGGCCGCGGCCAGAG ggcggcggcggcgctgagGGCGGCGCTGGGCgcgggcgcggagcggcggcgggagctggagcggcgggcggcgcggagCCGGGCGCTGCTGGGGCGCTG GgatgatgaggaagaggagcggCCACAGCCACAATCAAgctccagcactgagcagggtGAGCGCCTGCCCCGGGCCGCTGCCCCCTCATGTCACACCGGCCCCGAGCCAG AAGACAGGCCTTCACCCAAGGAGCTAGAGGAGCTGGAACTGCTGAACAGGGCCTTAGAGAAGGCACTGAAGGTCAGGAAAAGCATCTTGGAAACTCCATTAGAGGCTCAGGGAGCTAGAGGACAGAAATGGGCAGGTGAGGCACGTGCTCCCAAGAAAGCTGAAGAGCAGCAGGTGCCTGTACCTGTTGAGGATGTTCCTGAGTGCAGGAAGGTGAGAACTGGAAGCCAAAAGCCTTTGTTGTTGAAGAAGCCCTCTGCATACCAGTTAAGAGCCCCTTACAGGACTGACCCAGATGTGAAGAAACTGCAAAGGAAAGTCCCAGCCAGATGTGTTTCTCAAGGCCCCAGGACAGCTGGGAAGATTTCCTCAAAAGGAGTGACTTCCAAACAAGGAAGGAGTCACAGGACAGCACCTGGTGCCAGTGCCAGAGAagtcagtgctgcagctgagccccaggggACACCTGGCTTGTCTGAATCTGCCCCAAATGAGCAGCAAAGCTTTTCTGGAGGGGATTCAGCTGCAGTAAAGAATTCCACAGTTGCTGGCAAGCAGTTACTAGATGCAGGGAAGAAAAGTTGTGATTTCTTGGGAGAGTCCAGCAAAAAGGAGGACACTGCAGGTGCATGGGGAAGGAGCACCTCACCAGGGCCAGGCACCCTGCAGGAAAAGGG ATGCCAGCTGAAGCTCCCCCTGCCCTACAGGAAAGCCTACTCCAGGAACTGCAG GGCATGGGAGAGATGTCGCCTGTGCCAAACGAGTGcagatgcagcagctgcaaggacCCGTTTTGTGGAGAGAATCCAGACAACT TTTTGCTCCCCGAAGCTGACCCCCAGTCCTGCAGAGATAGAGGAGGAATTAAGGGGCCTCCAGGATGTCCCCTCCCGTGTGAGGCAGTGCCTGGAAGCTGAGCCTGCAG ATCCTCCCACTCTGCAAGGAGAGTATGAAAGCCTTCTGACCTTGGAGGGTTTGCAAAGCACAGTGTCCCAGTGcctgcagaagctgcagctgctgcaggaag ctctggagtcccagctgaggctgtgcccagagtggcctggggatgtggggagctgctctccagcctgtgtccctgccaggggacaCACGTGTGACAGTGCAGAcatgctggctgtgcctctcCTCTGTTACTCCAGtctccaggagctcagggacCTGTTTGCCTTGAAGCTGCAAGTGGCCATGCTGCACCAAGAGATTGCCTTACAAAAG GTGAtgatggcagagctgctgcctgtcctggaGGCCAGGCCGTGcctggagggctctgcagggctgttcagGGCCatccacagccagctctgtcaGGGGGGCCGGCgcttccctgtgctggtgagGGACGAGCTGCTGGACTGA
- the TEDC2 gene encoding tubulin epsilon and delta complex protein 2 isoform X1, producing MLPAGRGQRAAAALRAALGAGAERRRELERRAARSRALLGRWDDEEEERPQPQSSSSTEQGERLPRAAAPSCHTGPEPEDRPSPKELEELELLNRALEKALKVRKSILETPLEAQGARGQKWAGEARAPKKAEEQQVPVPVEDVPECRKVRTGSQKPLLLKKPSAYQLRAPYRTDPDVKKLQRKVPARCVSQGPRTAGKISSKGVTSKQGRSHRTAPGASAREVSAAAEPQGTPGLSESAPNEQQSFSGGDSAAVKNSTVAGKQLLDAGKKSCDFLGESSKKEDTAGAWGRSTSPGPGTLQEKGCQLKLPLPYRKAYSRNCRAWERCRLCQTSADAAAARTRFVERIQTTLFEFCSPKLTPSPAEIEEELRGLQDVPSRVRQCLEAEPADPPTLQGEYESLLTLEGLQSTVSQCLQKLQLLQEALESQLRLCPEWPGDVGSCSPACVPARGHTCDSADMLAVPLLCYSSLQELRDLFALKLQVAMLHQEIALQKVMMAELLPVLEARPCLEGSAGLFRAIHSQLCQGGRRFPVLVRDELLD from the exons ATGCTGCCTGCGGGCCGCGGCCAGAG ggcggcggcggcgctgagGGCGGCGCTGGGCgcgggcgcggagcggcggcgggagctggagcggcgggcggcgcggagCCGGGCGCTGCTGGGGCGCTG GgatgatgaggaagaggagcggCCACAGCCACAATCAAgctccagcactgagcagggtGAGCGCCTGCCCCGGGCCGCTGCCCCCTCATGTCACACCGGCCCCGAGCCAG AAGACAGGCCTTCACCCAAGGAGCTAGAGGAGCTGGAACTGCTGAACAGGGCCTTAGAGAAGGCACTGAAGGTCAGGAAAAGCATCTTGGAAACTCCATTAGAGGCTCAGGGAGCTAGAGGACAGAAATGGGCAGGTGAGGCACGTGCTCCCAAGAAAGCTGAAGAGCAGCAGGTGCCTGTACCTGTTGAGGATGTTCCTGAGTGCAGGAAGGTGAGAACTGGAAGCCAAAAGCCTTTGTTGTTGAAGAAGCCCTCTGCATACCAGTTAAGAGCCCCTTACAGGACTGACCCAGATGTGAAGAAACTGCAAAGGAAAGTCCCAGCCAGATGTGTTTCTCAAGGCCCCAGGACAGCTGGGAAGATTTCCTCAAAAGGAGTGACTTCCAAACAAGGAAGGAGTCACAGGACAGCACCTGGTGCCAGTGCCAGAGAagtcagtgctgcagctgagccccaggggACACCTGGCTTGTCTGAATCTGCCCCAAATGAGCAGCAAAGCTTTTCTGGAGGGGATTCAGCTGCAGTAAAGAATTCCACAGTTGCTGGCAAGCAGTTACTAGATGCAGGGAAGAAAAGTTGTGATTTCTTGGGAGAGTCCAGCAAAAAGGAGGACACTGCAGGTGCATGGGGAAGGAGCACCTCACCAGGGCCAGGCACCCTGCAGGAAAAGGG ATGCCAGCTGAAGCTCCCCCTGCCCTACAGGAAAGCCTACTCCAGGAACTGCAG GGCATGGGAGAGATGTCGCCTGTGCCAAACGAGTGcagatgcagcagctgcaaggacCCGTTTTGTGGAGAGAATCCAGACAACT ctctttgagTTTTGCTCCCCGAAGCTGACCCCCAGTCCTGCAGAGATAGAGGAGGAATTAAGGGGCCTCCAGGATGTCCCCTCCCGTGTGAGGCAGTGCCTGGAAGCTGAGCCTGCAG ATCCTCCCACTCTGCAAGGAGAGTATGAAAGCCTTCTGACCTTGGAGGGTTTGCAAAGCACAGTGTCCCAGTGcctgcagaagctgcagctgctgcaggaag ctctggagtcccagctgaggctgtgcccagagtggcctggggatgtggggagctgctctccagcctgtgtccctgccaggggacaCACGTGTGACAGTGCAGAcatgctggctgtgcctctcCTCTGTTACTCCAGtctccaggagctcagggacCTGTTTGCCTTGAAGCTGCAAGTGGCCATGCTGCACCAAGAGATTGCCTTACAAAAG GTGAtgatggcagagctgctgcctgtcctggaGGCCAGGCCGTGcctggagggctctgcagggctgttcagGGCCatccacagccagctctgtcaGGGGGGCCGGCgcttccctgtgctggtgagGGACGAGCTGCTGGACTGA
- the TEDC2 gene encoding tubulin epsilon and delta complex protein 2 isoform X3, translating to MLPAGRGQRDDEEEERPQPQSSSSTEQGERLPRAAAPSCHTGPEPEDRPSPKELEELELLNRALEKALKVRKSILETPLEAQGARGQKWAGEARAPKKAEEQQVPVPVEDVPECRKVRTGSQKPLLLKKPSAYQLRAPYRTDPDVKKLQRKVPARCVSQGPRTAGKISSKGVTSKQGRSHRTAPGASAREVSAAAEPQGTPGLSESAPNEQQSFSGGDSAAVKNSTVAGKQLLDAGKKSCDFLGESSKKEDTAGAWGRSTSPGPGTLQEKGCQLKLPLPYRKAYSRNCRAWERCRLCQTSADAAAARTRFVERIQTTLFEFCSPKLTPSPAEIEEELRGLQDVPSRVRQCLEAEPADPPTLQGEYESLLTLEGLQSTVSQCLQKLQLLQEALESQLRLCPEWPGDVGSCSPACVPARGHTCDSADMLAVPLLCYSSLQELRDLFALKLQVAMLHQEIALQKVMMAELLPVLEARPCLEGSAGLFRAIHSQLCQGGRRFPVLVRDELLD from the exons ATGCTGCCTGCGGGCCGCGGCCAGAG GgatgatgaggaagaggagcggCCACAGCCACAATCAAgctccagcactgagcagggtGAGCGCCTGCCCCGGGCCGCTGCCCCCTCATGTCACACCGGCCCCGAGCCAG AAGACAGGCCTTCACCCAAGGAGCTAGAGGAGCTGGAACTGCTGAACAGGGCCTTAGAGAAGGCACTGAAGGTCAGGAAAAGCATCTTGGAAACTCCATTAGAGGCTCAGGGAGCTAGAGGACAGAAATGGGCAGGTGAGGCACGTGCTCCCAAGAAAGCTGAAGAGCAGCAGGTGCCTGTACCTGTTGAGGATGTTCCTGAGTGCAGGAAGGTGAGAACTGGAAGCCAAAAGCCTTTGTTGTTGAAGAAGCCCTCTGCATACCAGTTAAGAGCCCCTTACAGGACTGACCCAGATGTGAAGAAACTGCAAAGGAAAGTCCCAGCCAGATGTGTTTCTCAAGGCCCCAGGACAGCTGGGAAGATTTCCTCAAAAGGAGTGACTTCCAAACAAGGAAGGAGTCACAGGACAGCACCTGGTGCCAGTGCCAGAGAagtcagtgctgcagctgagccccaggggACACCTGGCTTGTCTGAATCTGCCCCAAATGAGCAGCAAAGCTTTTCTGGAGGGGATTCAGCTGCAGTAAAGAATTCCACAGTTGCTGGCAAGCAGTTACTAGATGCAGGGAAGAAAAGTTGTGATTTCTTGGGAGAGTCCAGCAAAAAGGAGGACACTGCAGGTGCATGGGGAAGGAGCACCTCACCAGGGCCAGGCACCCTGCAGGAAAAGGG ATGCCAGCTGAAGCTCCCCCTGCCCTACAGGAAAGCCTACTCCAGGAACTGCAG GGCATGGGAGAGATGTCGCCTGTGCCAAACGAGTGcagatgcagcagctgcaaggacCCGTTTTGTGGAGAGAATCCAGACAACT ctctttgagTTTTGCTCCCCGAAGCTGACCCCCAGTCCTGCAGAGATAGAGGAGGAATTAAGGGGCCTCCAGGATGTCCCCTCCCGTGTGAGGCAGTGCCTGGAAGCTGAGCCTGCAG ATCCTCCCACTCTGCAAGGAGAGTATGAAAGCCTTCTGACCTTGGAGGGTTTGCAAAGCACAGTGTCCCAGTGcctgcagaagctgcagctgctgcaggaag ctctggagtcccagctgaggctgtgcccagagtggcctggggatgtggggagctgctctccagcctgtgtccctgccaggggacaCACGTGTGACAGTGCAGAcatgctggctgtgcctctcCTCTGTTACTCCAGtctccaggagctcagggacCTGTTTGCCTTGAAGCTGCAAGTGGCCATGCTGCACCAAGAGATTGCCTTACAAAAG GTGAtgatggcagagctgctgcctgtcctggaGGCCAGGCCGTGcctggagggctctgcagggctgttcagGGCCatccacagccagctctgtcaGGGGGGCCGGCgcttccctgtgctggtgagGGACGAGCTGCTGGACTGA